A region of the Candidatus Methylomirabilis oxygeniifera genome:
GCCCATGCTTCTCTGTAGCGACTCGGTGTGCCGATTGCCGCCCAATGGACTATCTCTGGTAAAATCCGAGATACCACCGTAAAGAATATTGATAGTGGTAACGGCCGCTCCAACATTCACTAGGGCAACGATCTCATCCGCCTGTGGTTGTTTGGGCATCGTGAAGGCGTTCTCGATGGCGAACGAGTCCACATCGACAACCGCAGCATTCAGTCCAGCCGCAGAAATGACGGCGAGATAATCATTAAGAGTATCCTTCTTTACAGCCACCAGAAGCACATCCATCTCTAATTCGCCTGAACCGGCCTCTCGCAGGATCTGGAAGTCAAGGTTGACATCCTCGATAGAGTAGGGAATGTGCCGCTCAGCCTCCCATGCAATCCCTTCGCGGAGTTCCGCCGTCTTCATCGCGGGAACTTTAATCTTTTTAATAATGACCGAATGTCCGGACACGGAAAAGGCCACGTCTTTAAGGCTAATGCCGTGCTCGTCGAAGAGTTGCCGGATCGCCGTGCTGAGGGCCGTCGCATCCATGATGATGCCGTCTATGATCGTTTCGGGATGGATAGGGACGATGCCAAGCTCGGCCACTTTATACGAACTTCGCAATGGTTGAAGATGCACGGCTTTGATAGAACTGGTCCCGATATCCAGTCCGACCAACTCCTTGTGAGGCGTCATCCATGAAAACATCATTGTTCCCTGTGTTCAGCCGTGATTCCTTATTGTCAGTTACTAGTATTGAGCTTGTACGACGTTACCATAAACTTGTCAAGCAAAATACATCACAGAAAAACCTTGGAAAGCGTAACGATTGACACGAACGGAATCTTCTCAAGACAGCTTTGGGAATTCGAGGAGAAAGGCGAGGGCAGAACTTCGAAGAACGAGCCAATGGCTCCCGATAAGTCGCGGCTTATTTCCTGGTCGCCACTTTCAGTGAGGCTATGAAATCTCCGGCACGTTTCAATTGATCCGGCTGTCCGGCTGTCTGCTCCAGCAGTGACACAATCGCGCTCCCTACGATCACCCCATCAGCCACCGTCGCCGCTGTCCGCACCTGTTCCGGCGTTGAGATACCGAACCCTACCGCAAGCGGCAGGTCAGTCTCGGCCCTGATCATTCGAAGGCTGGCCTCCAGATCGTCGCTGAGTCTGGAACGCACCCCTGTCACGCCCCGTAACGACACATAATAGATGAAGCCCTTCGAGGCGGCCGCGATCGTCCGCACCCGTTCGGGTCGACTGGTCGGGGCGATCAGGAAGATCGTGTGAAGGTTGTGAGCGGTCGCCGCCTCGATTAACTCGGCCGCTTCCTCGGGCGGCAGATCCGGAATGATCAGCCCATCGACCCCCGCTGCTGCGGCCTCTTCAGCAAATCGGCTAAACCCAAAGTGAAAGATCGGGTTCACATAGCTCATTAAGAGCAACGGCAGTCGACATTCCGCTCGCAGATCGGCCACCATCTCAAGGATTTTTGTGAGCGTCGTACCGCCCTGGAGCGCGCGTTGCGACGCCCGCTGGATGGTCACACCATCCGCCAAAGGATCCGAGAACGGCACACCGATCTCTATCAGATCTGCGCCTTGCTTTTCACACTCCAGAATCAGCGCCCGGGTAGTCAGGAGATCGGGATCACCGGCCGTCAGATACGGCATCAGTGCCCGCTCGCCGGACTCCCTCAGCTTACGGAACCGCTCATCGATCCGGTTCTTCATGCTCATTGCACCTCGCTGTACGGGCAACTCGTCGGGTCGTCTCTACCCCGCGCACTCCAACAGCTTCGCGACAACCTCCACGTCTTTGTCACCTCGCCCTGAGAGATTCACTACCACGATCTGATCCTTGCCCAGTGTCGGCGCCAGTTTCTTGACGTGGGCGATAGCATGTGCGCTCTCCAACGCTGGAATCAATCCCTCGAGCCGGCTCAGAAGCTGAAACGCCTCCAGCGCCTCCGCGTCGGTCGCCGAGACAAAATCGATCCGCCCGCGGTCACGGTAGTAACTGTGTTCCGGACCGACGCTCGGATAATCGAGACCGGCTGAGACCGAGTGCGTCGGTCGGATCTGGCCATCGCTATCCTGCAGGATGAAGCTCAGCGTCCCGTGCAGGACGCCCAGCTCGCCCGTCGCAAATCGGGCTGCATGGCGACCGCTGTCGATGCCAAGGCCGGCCGCCTCTACTCCGACCATTCGCACAGTGGGCTCATTAAGAAAGTTATGGAACAGACCGATCGAGTTGCTGCCGCCTCCGACGCAGGCTACCAGGTAATCCGGCAGTCGTCCCTCCAACTCCAGGATCTGGGTTCGAGTCTCCCGGCCAATGACCGATTGAAAATCCCGAACCATCATCGGATACGGATGGGCCCCGAGAACTGAGCCTAGCACATAATGGGTCGTCTCGACGTTGGTGACCCAGTCACGCATCGCCTCATTGATGGCGTCCTTCAGCGTCCGGCTGCCGGACTCAACCGGAGTCACCTTGGCGCCGAGCAGCCGCATTCGGACGACGTTCAAGGCCTGCCGTCGCATATCCTCTGTACCCATATAGACCTCGCAAGTCAGGCCGAAACGGGCGGCTACGGTGGCTGTGGCTACCCCATGCTGTCCGGCACCGGTCTCGGCGATGACCCGGGACTTCCCCATGCGGCAGGCGAGCAAGATCTGGCCAAGGGTATTGTTGATCTTATGCGCCCCGGTATGGCACAGATCCTCACGTTTGAGATAGATCCGCGACCCGCCTAAATAGTCGGTCAGTCGCTGCGCAAAATAGAGAGGTGTGGGACGCCCCACATAATGCCGAAGATAGCCCTGAAGCTCCGGTTCAAAATGTGGGTCGGCCTTCGCCTGGAGATAGACCGTCTCCAACTCAGCGAGTGCCGCCATCAGGGTTTCCGGAACGAACTTCCCTCCGTACCTGCCGAAGTGTCCGCACGCATCGGGAAGCGGACCCCGATCGGACGCCTCAGCGCGCGTCGGCTTTTCTGGCTTGCTCAATGAACTCCCTCACCTTGTGATGATCTTTACGACCCGGAGAGGCTTCAACACCGCTGGAGACATCAAGCGCATACGGCCTGACCTGCGTGACCGCGAGCGCGACATTATCCGGCGTCAGCCCACCGGACAGGATAATCCTGGTCTGTCGCGCCGCCTTGGCTGCAATCTCCCACGGGAAGGTCCGACCCGTCCCGCCCGGTTGACCGGCTACGTAGGTGTCCAGTACGAACGCTTTCGCCTGTGGATAGCTGTGCAGGGCCTCCAGATCGTCTTCACCCTGAACATGGATCGTTTTGATAAAAGGAGCACCGAGACGACAACACGCGTCCGGGCTCTCATGGCCATGGAGTTGCGCGAGGCTGAGACCGCATGTCCTTACGATCAGCTCGATCTCCTCAGGCGTCCGGTCGACAAACACCCCTACAGTGGCTACAAACGGCGGCATCCTGACGATAATGGCGGCCGCAGCCTCCGGCTCGACGTACCGAGGCGTCCCATTGACGAAGATGAAGCCAAGGGCATCGGCTCCCGCGTCCACCGCAGCCCGGGCATCTTCATGCGAAGTGATGCCGCAGATTTTGATCCGTATCATCGTTCGAATCCGCTCAGCAGTCGGCTCCCGCCAACAACTCGCGAAGCCTGCCCCCCGGATCCTGGCTCGTCAGCAACGCTTCACCGACCAGGATCGCGTCTACGCCGGCTTCGGACAGACGCCGGATATCCTCGGGCCGCCTGATACCGCTTTCACTGACGACCACGGCCTCTCGGGGAAGATGTGGCAACAGCGCGAACGTCGTTTCCAATCGGGTCTCTAACGTCGCCAGATCCCGATTATTGATTCCGATAAGCGTGGCCCCTACGCCTTTCGCGCTTTCCAGCTCCTCCAGGGTGTGGATTTCGACCAGAGGGTGCAGGGACAGCGACCTGGCCAGCGCATAGAGGTCCTGTAATTCCGACGCCTCGAGGGCCGCCGCGATCAGCAAGATCGCGTCTACCCGACGCGCGCGGCTCTCATAAATCTGGTACGGGGTAATGATGAACTCTTTCCTGAGCACGGGCAGATCGACTGCGCCTCGCGCTGTTGAGAGATCCTCAAGACTCCCTTTGAAGAACCGACTATTCGTCAGAACAGAGATTGCGGCGGCGCCGGCCGCCTGATAGGACGCGGCGATCTCCGCTACGTCAAGCGGCTCGCGAATGATTCCCGCGGATGGCGACGCGCGTTTAATCTCGGCAATCGCCCTCAGCGGCCTGAGCGCTTCCGTCTCGCCCCACTTCCTTGACACGGCTGCCGTAAAATTGCGCACGGGCGGCGAGTCACACGCCTGCGCCCTCAGTTCCGCGAGCGGGACAGACCTCTGCCGCTCGGCGACCTCTTCGCGCTTGTGCGCTAAAATTCGACTGAGCATCGTCGCGCTTTGCACCTCGGACCCACTAAATCCCCCCTCGCCCCCCTTTATCAAAGGGGGGTTGGGGGGATTTGAAATGTTGCCGGCTGAACTCCACCAGCCGGCAGAGCTTTTCCATCGCGGCGCCGCCCGCAATCGAGCGAACCGCCAGCTTGACCCCCTCTTGAACATCGTTGGCCTTACCGCCGGCCACGATGGCGAGGGCGGCGTTCATCACGACCACGTCGCGTTTCGGCCCCTCTTCTCCACCCAGGATCCGCTTGATGATCTCCGCGTTCTCCTCGGCGCTGCCGCCCTGTAGGTCGCGACACGTTGCACGCGTGAGACCGAAGTCCTCAGGCGAGACCATGTACGTGTCCACATGCCCGTCTTTGACCTCGGACACCCTGCTCTCCCCTGTCAGTGAAAGTTCATCAAGCCCGTCAAGGCCAAAGACAACAAACGCTCGCTTCGACCCCAGTTCATTCAACGCGCCCGCCAACAGTTCGGTGAGACGTTCCTCATACACCCCAACCACCTGAGCCGATGCACCGGCAGGATTGGTCAGCGGGCCAAGGATATTGAAGACCGTTCGAATCCCGATCTCACGGCGTGCCGTCATGACGTGTTGCATGGCCGGGTGCAACAGCGGCGCATACAGAAACCCGATCCCGACGTCGTCGATGCAATCCCCTATCTGCTCCGGCGTCAGCGCAAGGTTGACGCCCAGCGCCTCCATGACGTCGGCACTTCCGCATCGACTCGATACCGAGCGGTTGCCATGCTTAGCTACCTTGGTACCTGTTCCGGCCGTCACAAAGGCAGCCGCCGTCGAAATGTTAAAGGTCTGGCCGGCGTCGCCGCCTGTCCCGCAGGTATCGACCAATCTTGTAGCGTCAGTCCCGATGCCGGAAGCCTCGACTTGGCTGCGCACCCTGACCCGACAGACCTGCTCGCGCATCGCCCTGGCGAAGCTGGTAATCTCGGACGCCGTCTCGCCCTTACATCGAAGCGCCGTGAGAAATGCAGCGATCTGCGGGTCTGACGCCTTTCCCGACATCATCTCTTCCATGGTCGCGAAGGCTTCTTCAGGATTGAGGTCTCTTCCCTCAACGACCCTCTGCAACGCCTCCAGGATCATCATCTGTCTTTGCTGTCGCTTCAGGGAAGGGAGAGGAAGTTTCTAAGCAGCCCCTTGCCTTCTTTCGTGAGGATCGATTCGGGGTGAAACTGAATCCCCTCAATTCGATACTCCTTGTGGCGAACCCCCATGATCTCCCCTTCTGCCGTCTCCGCGGAGATCTCCAGGCAATCCGGAAGTCCCTCCCGATCCACGAGGAGCGAATGATAGCGCGTCGCCTCAAAGGGGTTCGGGAGCCCTGAGAAGATGGTCCGACCGTCATGGCGGATCGGAGACGTCTTGCCGTGCATCAAGCGGGCTGCCCTCACAATCCGGCCGCCGAACGCGGCGCCGATACACTGATGGCCGAGGCACACGCCAAGGATCGGGACCTGTCCGGCAAACTGTGTGATGATGCCGCAACTGATGCCAGCTTCCTTCGGGGTCTTCGGTCCGGGAGAGATCACAATCCGGTCCGGCTGAATGGCTGCAAGCTCCTCCAGCGTGACTTGGTCATTTCGAAAGACGCGGGGACATTCGCCCAGCTCGCCCAGGTACTGGACCAGATTATAGGTAAAGGAGTCATAGTTATCGATGACAACCAACATTGGAGCTTACCCCACACACCCTGCCGCGAGTTCGTCTGATTCGGCCATCTCGATCGCCTTGAGCATCCCCCTGGCCTTGTTCATCGTTTCCTCGTATTCCCGCTCAGGGTCTGAGTCGGCGACGATCCCGGCCCCTACCTGGACATGCGCGGTCCCATCGATGATCACAACGGTGCGGATGGTAATACAGGTATCCATATTGCCGGAGAAGCCAAAATAGCCGACCGCACCCGCATACGGCCCTCGACGCACCCGCTCCAACTCCTCAATAATTTCCATGGCCCGTATCTTTGGAGCCCCGCTCACGGTCCCGGCAGGAAAGCAGGCGCGCAGCAGATCGAACGCATCGTAGCCCTTAGCGAGTACCCCTTTGATGTTGGACACGATATGCATCACATGCGAATACCGCTCCACCGTCATCAGCTCAGAGACTCTGACCGATCCCACTTCTGCCACTCGCCCGACATCGTTTCGCCCGAGGTCGACCAACATGATATGCTCTGCCCGTTCCTTCGGGTCGCCGAGCAGCTCCTGCTCCAGGGCCTGGTCCTCTGCATCGTTCCGGCCTCTGGGACGGGTACCGGCGATCGGACGGAGGTCGATCCTCCCCTCCTCCAATCGAACAAGTACCTCTGGTGAACTGCCAACCACCCGCAGATCGCCAAGCCGCAGATAGTACATATACGGCGATGGATTGACGACCCGGAGCGCACGGTAGATATCAAAGGGATCAGCCGTCGTCTTCGTCGACAGACGCTGCGAGATTACCGCCTGAACGATATCTCCAGCCCGCACATACTCTTTCGCGCGCTGTACGGCCTCTATGAACTCCGCATGACTCATACTGGAAGATAATTGCAACTCCCCTGCGTCTCTGCTCCGCCCCTCGATCACAGCGAGTGGACGCCGCAGCGCCTCCACAATCTCATCGATCTTCCCGGCAGCGTCATCGTAGACCTGGCGGAGCCCCTGCGGAGTCGCCTCCGGAACATACGCATTACAGACAACCTTGATCCGATGAGAAAGATTATCGAAAATCAGCAGGGTATCGGGCAGGAGAAAGAGAGCGTCGGGCAGATCGAGGTCGTCCTTCGCCGTCGCCGGAAGTCGTTCGAACTGTCGAACGACATCATAGGCCAGAAACCCCACCATCCCCCCATAAAATCGGGGAAGCGTATCGCTCCGTACCGGTCGATACTGTTGGAGAAGAGCCTTCAACGGCTCCAGCAGGTCGTGCTCAACGGCGTAGGATTGAACGTCTGTCCCGGTAATCACCTCAGCCGTCGTCCCCTTCGCCTTAAAGATCAGGCCGGGGTTGCTGCCAAGAAAGCTATACCGGCCCCACTTCTCTCCCCCCTCGACGCTTTCCAACAGAAACGCATACTCACCGCGATCGATCTTCCGAAAGGCCGACACCGGCGTCTCCATGTCGGCAAGGATCTCGCGATAGACAGGGATCAGGTTCCCGTCCTTGGCCTTTCGCGAAAACTCATCGAACGATGGATGCAACATCTCCGCCATGTTGTGACACCGTGATGTAAGGCTGAAAAAACAGCGCTCACCCTACCATACGGGAGAAAAAGGGGTCAAGAATAAACCCGGAACAGAGATCAATGGAGACCGCAGGTGGGAGCAGTATGGCACCCGTTGGAGCGGGACGCTACAGATGCTGTTGGACCTTTGCCTTAATGGCTGATTTGGGCAACGCGCCGATGATCTGCTCGACCTGCGCCCCATCCTTGAAAAGCAAGATAGTCGGAATACTTCGGATACCGAATCGAGCCGCACTCTGTCGATTCTCGTCTACGTTCAGCTTGGCGATCGTGACCTGCCCCTCATACTCTGTTGCCAGTTCATCAAGGATCGGGGCGACCATCCGGCACGGGCCGCACCATTCGGCCCAGAAATCAACCAGGATGAGGCCTTTCCCTTTGATGACCTGCTCATCAAAATCGTGATCAGTAATGTGAACGACCTTGTCCGACGCCATACGCCCCTCCCGTCAGGCCTCATGAAGTAAGGCCCTCGCCGGGCTTCCCAGCAAGGGCATTCGACGATTGAGTTTGATAGTAAAAGAGCAGAGATCGGCTGTCAAGCTGTTTCAAGGCCTGGTGGTGGAACAGGACGAGCAACCTCCGTTATTCCGGGTCGCGGATGACCGCAGGCCGCATGCGCTGCCCTCGCCTACAGACACAGGGCAAGCCAGCCTGACAACCAGGGTTGAGGGTGCAAGAGCAGAATAGGGTAAGGTGAAGGGAGAGCGCGAATAGAAACAACACTCATCGCTTGCGGAACGCTCCCACGGCAAGCGCGCGCGTGGCCGCGACGCGAGTCTCCACACCAAGTTTCTTAAAGATATGCTCCAGATGCTTTTGTACAGTCCGTGAACTCAAGCCGAGGATCTCCGCGACCTCGACATTCGTCTTGCCGTGCGCCACCCACAACAGCACCTCGGCCTCCCGCCTTGTAAGATCTGATAGCTTGAAGGCTACCGGCTGGACGCTGACAGGTTGCTGTTCCATGAGCAAGATACACCGATCCGCCTCGCACAGATGCCGGATTACGAGACGCTCCCCCTGCCTTTCCACAACGAACGGCTTACGAGGCAGCGGGACGTCATCCGTGACATTCAGGGACGCCTCCTGATGCGCGAGCCAGGTTCTGAACACCACCGGCAGGTGGTCCACGTGTTGCGATGAACGCCCGAAATAGTCCGCCAGCCACTGTTGCGCTCGACTGTTTATCAGTCGAACACGCCCGTCTTTGGTAAGGAGTACCACCCCTTGATCTCGTGCCTCCATAGCCTGCCCCAGGAGCCCGACCTCTTGTCGCATGACCCTGATCGCCTCAGCGTTCGCATAGGCCTGAATGAGATGCGGATGGAGGAGATTCAGGAGAAGCCTGTCTCGCTCCGAAAAGTCGCGCCGGCCCCGATGCAGGCTGACCGCAAGCAGGCAGGGCCTCGGACCGGGAACCAGTACGCTCATCACATACTCTATGTTCATCGGCTCGTATAGCTCGCTATACAATTTCAGCGCATGGAACCGTCGTCTAGTGAGAAAGTCCGAGAGCTTGACGGCGCTCGCGTCGCCGGTCTGCTGGTAGTAGGTGAAATGAGGATGTTGTGGGAGGTGCCGCTCAAAGAGCCGCCGGAAACCCGGAAGCGTGGCGGTAGACGGCTCTACTCTCATATCGACGATCCGTCCCCCACCATCGATTTCGGTAAACGCCGCCAACTCTGCGGGAACGAGTGTCGAGATCCCGTACAGGAGGTAGCTGATGAGCGCATCGCGATCGTGGCAGGCGTAGCAGCCCCGCACGAATTTGAGGAGAACTCGGAGTTGTTGTTGCGTCAACCGTTCCATTCCATCTTGTACTCGCACTGCGTACAACTACTCCTCGCCTTGCGTACTGTCAATACGCCTTTTGGCGTAGACGGTTTCAGGATGGTTAGGAATGGGTCATGTACGCCGACACGCGTATTGACTGTCGGATACCTCTCTGATTATCTCGCCTGCTGTTGTGTCTTGCTGTGAATAGTGCG
Encoded here:
- a CDS encoding Type IV pilus assembly protein PilM — protein: MFSWMTPHKELVGLDIGTSSIKAVHLQPLRSSYKVAELGIVPIHPETIIDGIIMDATALSTAIRQLFDEHGISLKDVAFSVSGHSVIIKKIKVPAMKTAELREGIAWEAERHIPYSIEDVNLDFQILREAGSGELEMDVLLVAVKKDTLNDYLAVISAAGLNAAVVDVDSFAIENAFTMPKQPQADEIVALVNVGAAVTTINILYGGISDFTRDSPLGGNRHTESLQRSMGVSFEQAEALKRGELVDGHSIVEAEPVIETVNSELAGEIRRSFDFYYSTSQRDTIHRMVLSGGCTLLSGLAPYLSHALELPVEIANPFQHLSADPKKFDVQYLARIAPQMTVAVGLALREAEDGAG
- the trpA gene encoding tryptophan synthase alpha chain (Evidence 2a : Function of homologous gene experimentally demonstrated in an other organism; PubMedId : 10511537, 2828322; Product type e : enzyme), giving the protein MKNRIDERFRKLRESGERALMPYLTAGDPDLLTTRALILECEKQGADLIEIGVPFSDPLADGVTIQRASQRALQGGTTLTKILEMVADLRAECRLPLLLMSYVNPIFHFGFSRFAEEAAAAGVDGLIIPDLPPEEAAELIEAATAHNLHTIFLIAPTSRPERVRTIAAASKGFIYYVSLRGVTGVRSRLSDDLEASLRMIRAETDLPLAVGFGISTPEQVRTAATVADGVIVGSAIVSLLEQTAGQPDQLKRAGDFIASLKVATRK
- the trpB gene encoding Tryptophan synthase beta chain (Evidence 2a : Function of homologous gene experimentally demonstrated in an other organism; PubMedId : 10511537, 2828322; Product type e : enzyme), with protein sequence MSKPEKPTRAEASDRGPLPDACGHFGRYGGKFVPETLMAALAELETVYLQAKADPHFEPELQGYLRHYVGRPTPLYFAQRLTDYLGGSRIYLKREDLCHTGAHKINNTLGQILLACRMGKSRVIAETGAGQHGVATATVAARFGLTCEVYMGTEDMRRQALNVVRMRLLGAKVTPVESGSRTLKDAINEAMRDWVTNVETTHYVLGSVLGAHPYPMMVRDFQSVIGRETRTQILELEGRLPDYLVACVGGGSNSIGLFHNFLNEPTVRMVGVEAAGLGIDSGRHAARFATGELGVLHGTLSFILQDSDGQIRPTHSVSAGLDYPSVGPEHSYYRDRGRIDFVSATDAEALEAFQLLSRLEGLIPALESAHAIAHVKKLAPTLGKDQIVVVNLSGRGDKDVEVVAKLLECAG
- the trpF gene encoding N-(5'-phosphoribosyl)anthranilate isomerase (PRAI) (Evidence 2a : Function of homologous gene experimentally demonstrated in an other organism; PubMedId : 2184433, 2828322; Product type e : enzyme), which translates into the protein MIRIKICGITSHEDARAAVDAGADALGFIFVNGTPRYVEPEAAAAIIVRMPPFVATVGVFVDRTPEEIELIVRTCGLSLAQLHGHESPDACCRLGAPFIKTIHVQGEDDLEALHSYPQAKAFVLDTYVAGQPGGTGRTFPWEIAAKAARQTRIILSGGLTPDNVALAVTQVRPYALDVSSGVEASPGRKDHHKVREFIEQARKADAR
- the trpC gene encoding indole-3-glycerol-phosphate synthase (IGPS) (Evidence 2a : Function of homologous gene experimentally demonstrated in an other organism; PubMedId : 2184433, 9061023; Product type e : enzyme), producing MLSRILAHKREEVAERQRSVPLAELRAQACDSPPVRNFTAAVSRKWGETEALRPLRAIAEIKRASPSAGIIREPLDVAEIAASYQAAGAAAISVLTNSRFFKGSLEDLSTARGAVDLPVLRKEFIITPYQIYESRARRVDAILLIAAALEASELQDLYALARSLSLHPLVEIHTLEELESAKGVGATLIGINNRDLATLETRLETTFALLPHLPREAVVVSESGIRRPEDIRRLSEAGVDAILVGEALLTSQDPGGRLRELLAGADC
- the trpD gene encoding anthranilate phosphoribosyltransferase (Evidence 2a : Function of homologous gene experimentally demonstrated in an other organism; PubMedId : 12093726, 12923085, 9061023; Product type e : enzyme) → MMILEALQRVVEGRDLNPEEAFATMEEMMSGKASDPQIAAFLTALRCKGETASEITSFARAMREQVCRVRVRSQVEASGIGTDATRLVDTCGTGGDAGQTFNISTAAAFVTAGTGTKVAKHGNRSVSSRCGSADVMEALGVNLALTPEQIGDCIDDVGIGFLYAPLLHPAMQHVMTARREIGIRTVFNILGPLTNPAGASAQVVGVYEERLTELLAGALNELGSKRAFVVFGLDGLDELSLTGESRVSEVKDGHVDTYMVSPEDFGLTRATCRDLQGGSAEENAEIIKRILGGEEGPKRDVVVMNAALAIVAGGKANDVQEGVKLAVRSIAGGAAMEKLCRLVEFSRQHFKSPQPPFDKGGRGGI
- the trxA gene encoding thioredoxin 1, redox factor (Evidence 2a : Function of homologous gene experimentally demonstrated in an other organism; Product type c : carrier) → MASDKVVHITDHDFDEQVIKGKGLILVDFWAEWCGPCRMVAPILDELATEYEGQVTIAKLNVDENRQSAARFGIRSIPTILLFKDGAQVEQIIGALPKSAIKAKVQQHL
- a CDS encoding protein of unknown function (Evidence 5 : No homology to any previously reported sequences), translated to MRVQDGMERLTQQQLRVLLKFVRGCYACHDRDALISYLLYGISTLVPAELAAFTEIDGGGRIVDMRVEPSTATLPGFRRLFERHLPQHPHFTYYQQTGDASAVKLSDFLTRRRFHALKLYSELYEPMNIEYVMSVLVPGPRPCLLAVSLHRGRRDFSERDRLLLNLLHPHLIQAYANAEAIRVMRQEVGLLGQAMEARDQGVVLLTKDGRVRLINSRAQQWLADYFGRSSQHVDHLPVVFRTWLAHQEASLNVTDDVPLPRKPFVVERQGERLVIRHLCEADRCILLMEQQPVSVQPVAFKLSDLTRREAEVLLWVAHGKTNVEVAEILGLSSRTVQKHLEHIFKKLGVETRVAATRALAVGAFRKR